One Vallitalea pronyensis genomic region harbors:
- a CDS encoding DUF3788 domain-containing protein, with product MAYERMLNKLKQPSAHEMGQLIGNRVNLWENIHKYVKEHYDFKPELSFFGKKHGWSIRYRKSGKTLCYFFPEENAFSILIVLGAKESAKVEGVKQQLNESVRAIFNHTEQLHDGRWMWIRVLEKSDIDAFLLLLHAKKKPKTTLA from the coding sequence ATGGCATATGAACGCATGTTAAATAAGTTAAAACAACCATCAGCACATGAAATGGGGCAATTAATAGGAAATCGAGTGAACTTGTGGGAGAATATACACAAGTATGTAAAGGAACACTATGATTTTAAGCCAGAATTATCCTTCTTTGGTAAGAAGCACGGTTGGTCCATACGTTATAGAAAGAGTGGTAAAACACTATGTTATTTTTTTCCTGAAGAAAATGCTTTTTCTATATTAATTGTATTAGGTGCAAAAGAATCAGCCAAAGTTGAAGGGGTTAAACAACAATTAAATGAATCGGTTAGGGCAATATTTAATCATACAGAACAGTTACACGATGGAAGATGGATGTGGATTAGAGTTCTGGAAAAATCGGATATCGATGCATTCCTTCTATTACTTCATGCAAAGAAAAAACCAAAGACGACTTTAGCGTAA
- a CDS encoding bifunctional 4-hydroxy-2-oxoglutarate aldolase/2-dehydro-3-deoxy-phosphogluconate aldolase yields the protein MSILEQIKKDRIIAIIRGIEQDKLLDTCHALYAGGIRMIEVTFNQASATGNQETYEAIKSISKALGDKVCVGAGTVMTIEQVELAAKAHAKYMISPNMNKTIIKRILELGAAPIPGVLTPTEIVDAYEAGAEAVKIFPIAKMGGVDYLRDITAPLNHIPLLAVGGVDMDTIGDYIEAGAMGVGLGSNLVDKALIRENRFEALTMLARKFVEHAMKTSC from the coding sequence ATGTCTATATTAGAACAAATCAAGAAGGACAGAATCATTGCCATTATAAGAGGCATTGAACAAGATAAACTACTTGATACATGTCACGCATTGTATGCAGGCGGTATAAGGATGATAGAAGTCACTTTTAATCAGGCAAGTGCTACAGGTAACCAAGAGACCTATGAAGCAATTAAGTCTATTTCAAAAGCTCTAGGTGATAAAGTATGTGTTGGCGCCGGTACAGTCATGACAATAGAACAAGTGGAACTTGCTGCAAAAGCTCATGCAAAGTATATGATATCCCCCAATATGAACAAAACCATTATTAAGAGAATCCTTGAATTGGGAGCAGCACCAATTCCTGGCGTATTGACACCAACTGAGATTGTAGATGCATACGAAGCGGGTGCAGAAGCCGTAAAAATTTTTCCGATTGCTAAGATGGGTGGTGTGGATTATTTGAGAGACATTACCGCACCCCTTAACCATATTCCTTTATTAGCCGTTGGAGGGGTTGACATGGATACCATCGGTGATTATATAGAGGCAGGAGCCATGGGGGTTGGACTAGGGTCTAATCTTGTGGATAAGGCACTGATTCGTGAAAATCGATTTGAGGCATTAACCATGTTGGCAAGAAAATTCGTTGAGCATGCCATGAAGACTTCATGTTAG
- the dgoD gene encoding galactonate dehydratase, which produces MKITKLETFHVKPRWLFLKISTDEGIVGFGEPVIEGKSKIVEAAVHNMGKMIIGKNPCDIERLWQMMYRGSFYRGGPIMVSAISGIEQALWDIKGKYHEMPVYEMLGGKVRDKIRVYPHIDGDYPNTGDTSTEKFVACALKRQAEGFNFLKLGLPDRPTDYLESPKRLDEYVDKFHKIREAVGDEMDLAIDCHGRMSPAMAIRFCKALEPYHPVFIEEPVLPENVDALVKVKEATSIPIAAGERLYTKWGFREIIEKQAVAIVQPDCCHAGGILEVRKIATMAEAYYAGIAPHNPLGPISLAACLQVDACTPNFVIQEFPCMDNGWDRGVKYLKKPFEVIGGYMDVPKGHGLGIEVNEEMIQEMAYDGEWENPMFFNPDDQAIADW; this is translated from the coding sequence TTGAAAATCACCAAACTGGAAACATTTCATGTAAAACCAAGATGGCTGTTTTTGAAAATTTCTACAGATGAAGGTATCGTTGGTTTTGGTGAACCTGTCATTGAAGGTAAAAGCAAAATTGTGGAAGCAGCGGTTCACAACATGGGGAAAATGATAATAGGGAAAAATCCGTGTGACATAGAACGTCTATGGCAGATGATGTATAGGGGTTCATTCTATCGCGGTGGACCCATCATGGTAAGTGCCATAAGTGGTATTGAACAGGCTTTATGGGATATCAAAGGCAAGTATCATGAAATGCCTGTCTATGAGATGTTAGGTGGAAAGGTTCGAGATAAAATACGTGTATACCCACATATTGATGGTGACTATCCAAATACAGGCGATACCAGCACAGAAAAATTCGTTGCATGTGCCTTGAAAAGACAAGCAGAAGGATTCAATTTCTTGAAACTGGGTTTACCGGATCGACCCACTGACTATCTGGAAAGTCCAAAAAGACTAGATGAATATGTAGACAAATTCCATAAAATAAGAGAAGCTGTAGGGGATGAAATGGACCTTGCCATTGATTGTCATGGCAGGATGTCACCTGCTATGGCCATTCGCTTCTGTAAGGCACTGGAACCCTATCATCCAGTCTTTATTGAGGAACCTGTACTGCCTGAAAATGTAGATGCTTTGGTAAAAGTAAAAGAAGCCACGTCCATACCCATTGCAGCAGGTGAAAGACTTTACACCAAATGGGGATTTCGAGAAATCATCGAAAAACAAGCTGTTGCTATTGTTCAGCCAGATTGTTGTCATGCTGGCGGTATACTAGAAGTGAGAAAGATTGCAACCATGGCAGAAGCCTATTACGCAGGGATTGCGCCACATAATCCATTGGGACCCATTTCCTTAGCTGCTTGCCTTCAAGTGGATGCATGTACACCTAATTTTGTCATTCAAGAATTCCCTTGTATGGATAATGGTTGGGATAGAGGCGTAAAATATTTGAAAAAACCTTTTGAGGTCATTGGAGGTTATATGGATGTTCCAAAAGGTCATGGCCTTGGTATTGAGGTGAATGAAGAAATGATTCAGGAAATGGCGTATGATGGTGAATGGGAAAACCCCATGTTTTTCAATCCTGACGATCAAGCGATAGCAGATTGGTAA
- a CDS encoding carbohydrate ABC transporter permease, translating into MLTAKRSRSIKNLGHYTILIIFSFFVLVPILWMVSTAIKTEAETFSLPLRWIPEQPTFGAFKRILIEYPFGTQFKNSFINASLSTVITLICSTLAGYGITRFKFKGKKTFMSFLLVSQMFPAVMLLVPFYTILRRFDMINTHVGIVFVYISMALSFSTWMMTSFFNDIPRSLDEAATIDGCSKFQVFLKVIMPLTMPGMTSVAIYAFIMGWNDFLFASTLITHNHMKTLTVGIAEFSGQYNVLWNDLMAASIVASIPLIIMFTFFQKYFISGMTAGAVKQ; encoded by the coding sequence ATGTTGACAGCTAAAAGGAGTCGTAGCATTAAAAACCTTGGTCATTATACCATTTTAATCATTTTTTCTTTTTTTGTATTGGTCCCTATCTTATGGATGGTGTCTACAGCCATTAAAACAGAGGCAGAAACATTTTCACTTCCATTAAGGTGGATACCCGAGCAGCCGACTTTTGGAGCATTCAAACGTATTCTTATTGAATATCCCTTTGGAACCCAATTCAAAAATAGTTTTATTAACGCTTCATTGTCAACGGTGATTACCCTTATCTGCTCAACGTTGGCAGGCTATGGTATAACCAGGTTTAAGTTTAAGGGGAAAAAGACCTTTATGTCATTTTTATTGGTAAGCCAGATGTTTCCTGCTGTTATGTTATTGGTACCTTTTTACACCATACTTAGACGTTTTGATATGATTAACACCCATGTGGGTATTGTTTTTGTATACATATCCATGGCCTTATCCTTTTCTACTTGGATGATGACCAGTTTTTTCAATGATATACCCCGTTCACTAGATGAAGCAGCTACCATCGATGGGTGCAGCAAATTCCAAGTTTTTTTAAAAGTCATCATGCCTTTAACCATGCCAGGCATGACGTCCGTAGCTATCTATGCATTCATAATGGGTTGGAATGATTTTCTTTTTGCATCCACACTCATTACACATAATCATATGAAGACACTCACCGTGGGTATTGCAGAATTCAGTGGTCAGTATAATGTGCTCTGGAATGATTTAATGGCGGCATCCATTGTAGCCAGTATCCCATTAATTATCATGTTCACATTCTTCCAGAAATACTTTATTAGTGGCATGACAGCAGGAGCAGTCAAGCAGTAA